One genomic window of Bos taurus isolate L1 Dominette 01449 registration number 42190680 breed Hereford chromosome Y, ARS-UCD2.0, whole genome shotgun sequence includes the following:
- the LOC132344699 gene encoding heat shock transcription factor, Y-linked-like has translation MAHIPSEIQDGPPKDESTDSETSIRSLYDYTLTRDSVLRSMIEEYAFQALSEDLVIKRPCYKYSVSETDEVTNFLSLTFPQKLWNIVESDQFESIWWDERGTCIVIHEELFKKEVLERKAPFRIFETKSMKSLIRQLNLYGFSKKRQTFQRSASLPVFLEEENNISLLSKLQTYYNPNFKRGHPQLLLRVQRRVGINNVSQISSLVQDNKKHVKASVNEDDRNSEFIPEISRESAFSASTRLPVPFIQKPHTIQIVTNTNALSPCDLPNHPSPISVRQTEQILVNQPAVLKKLSIFNWHSHSSYTQVNGPIEDFATTTTSTSQNHIVSPLQSTYSGLMVEPSKFPGRHSDMSGHDNPFPNLQETGNSWFSVPTSTYTSASSLSSQLINNHHYMETMLIKTDLPNMCQIMEPKED, from the exons atggcacatataccttcagaaattcaagatgggcctcctaaggatgaatcaactgattcagaaacctccattagatctttgtatgattatacacttactagggactcagttttgagatctatgattgaagaatatgcttttcaggctttgtctgaggatcttgtgataaaaaggccatgctacaaatattctgtatctgaaacagatgaggtgactaattttctttcactcacctttccacaaaaactttggaatatagttgaaagtgatcagtttgaatctatttggtgggatgagagaggcacatgtatagtgatccacgaagaactctttaagaaagaagtcttggaaagaaaggcacctttcagaatatttgaaaccaagagtatgaagagtttaattcgacagcttaacctttatggatttagtaaaaagcgacaaacttttcaaagatctgcttcactacctgtctttctggaagaagaaaacaacatctctcttttgagtaag ttacagacctactataatccaaatttcaaaagaggtcatcctcaacttttattaagagtgcaaagaagagttgggattaataatgtgtctcaaatatcttcattagtgcaagataacaagaagcatgttaaagcaagtgtcaacgaagatgatcgtaactctgaatttattccagaaattagtagagagagcgcattttcagcctccacacgtttacctgtgcctttcatacaaaagcctcataccatccagattgtcactaatacaaatgccctatctccatgtgacttacctaaccacccatcaccaatatcggttagacaaacagaacagattttggtaaatcaacctgctgttttaaaaaagttgagcatttttaattggcattcacatagcagctacactcaagtaaatggccccattgaggactttgctactacaactacatctacttctcagaaccacattgtatccccattacagagcacttattctggactgatggtggagccttctaaatttccaggcaggcatagcgatatgtcaggccatgacaatccttttcctaacctgcaagagacaggcaactcgtggttctcagtgccaacaagcacttacacatctgcttcctctctttcaagtcaactcatcaacaatcaccattatatggaaaccatgctaattaaaactgacctaccaaatatgtgtcagattatggagcctaaggaagattga